One window of the Klebsiella sp. WP3-W18-ESBL-02 genome contains the following:
- a CDS encoding bifunctional aspartate kinase/homoserine dehydrogenase II → MSVIAQAGANERQLHKFGGSSLADVKCYLRVAGIMAEYSQPGDMMVVSAAGSTTNQLISWLKLSQTDRLSAHQVQQTLRRYQSDLISGLLPAEIADGMIADFIHDLERLAGLLDNGVNDAVYAEVVGHGEVWSARLMAEVLKLQGLDAAWLDARAFLRAERSAQPQVDEGLSYPLLQQLMAQHPGKRLVVTGFISRNNAGETVLLGRNGSDYSATQIGALAGVSRVTIWSDVAGVYSADPRKVKDACLLPLLRLDEASELARLAAPVLHARTLQPVSGSDIDLQLRCSYTPDKGSTRIERVLASGTGARIVTSHDDVCLIEFRVPAGQDFKLVHKEIDQILKRAQIRPLAVGVHADHRLLQFCYTSEVVDSALKILDEAGLPGELRLRQGLALVAMVGAGVTRNPLHCHRFWQQLKGQPVEFTWQSEEGISLVAVLRAGPTESLIQGLHQSIFRAEKRIGLVLFGKGNIGSRWLELFAREQSTLSARTGFEFVLAGVVDSRRSLLSYEGLDASRALAFFEDEAVEQDEESLFLWMRAHPYDDLVVLDVTASEQLADQYLDFASHGFHVISANKLAGASSSDKYRQIHDAFEKTGRHWLYNATVGAGLPVNHTVRDLIESGDSILAISGIFSGTLSWLFLQFDGSVPFTDLVDQAWQQGLTEPDPRVDLSGKDVMRKLVILAREAGYDIEPDQVRVESLVPAHCEEGSIDHFFENGDELNEQMLQRLEAAQEMGLVLRYVARFDANGKARVGVEAVRQEHPLASLLPCDNVFAIESRWYRDNPLVIRGPGAGRDVTAGAIQSDINRLAQLL, encoded by the coding sequence ATGAGTGTGATTGCGCAGGCAGGGGCGAACGAACGTCAGCTGCATAAATTTGGTGGGAGTAGTCTGGCGGATGTGAAGTGTTACCTGCGCGTGGCCGGCATTATGGCGGAGTACTCTCAGCCTGGCGATATGATGGTGGTGTCGGCCGCCGGTAGCACCACCAACCAGTTGATTAGCTGGCTGAAACTCAGTCAGACCGATCGCCTCTCTGCGCATCAGGTTCAGCAGACGCTGCGCCGCTATCAGTCGGATCTGATTAGCGGCCTGCTGCCTGCCGAGATTGCCGATGGCATGATTGCCGACTTTATCCACGACCTGGAGCGTCTGGCCGGGCTACTGGATAACGGCGTGAATGACGCTGTCTATGCGGAAGTGGTCGGTCACGGTGAAGTGTGGTCGGCACGCCTGATGGCGGAAGTGCTCAAGCTGCAAGGTCTGGATGCCGCATGGCTGGACGCCCGCGCCTTTCTGCGTGCGGAGCGCAGCGCGCAGCCGCAGGTGGATGAGGGTCTATCGTACCCGTTGCTGCAACAGCTGATGGCGCAGCATCCGGGTAAACGTCTGGTGGTGACCGGCTTTATCAGCCGCAACAATGCCGGTGAAACCGTGCTGCTGGGGCGTAACGGCTCCGACTATTCCGCAACCCAGATTGGCGCGCTGGCGGGAGTTTCCCGCGTGACCATCTGGAGCGACGTGGCGGGCGTGTATAGCGCCGACCCGCGCAAAGTTAAAGATGCCTGTCTGCTGCCGTTGCTGCGTCTGGATGAAGCCAGCGAACTGGCGCGCCTGGCGGCCCCGGTACTGCACGCGCGTACCTTACAGCCGGTTTCAGGCAGCGATATCGACCTGCAGCTTCGCTGTAGCTACACGCCAGATAAAGGCTCAACGCGCATCGAACGCGTGCTTGCCTCCGGTACCGGCGCGCGAATCGTGACCAGCCATGATGACGTCTGCCTGATTGAATTCCGCGTCCCGGCTGGCCAGGATTTCAAACTGGTACATAAAGAGATCGACCAAATCCTCAAACGTGCGCAGATTCGTCCGCTGGCGGTGGGCGTACACGCGGATCACCGTCTGCTCCAGTTCTGCTACACCTCAGAAGTTGTTGATAGCGCGCTAAAAATTCTTGATGAAGCCGGTTTACCTGGCGAGCTGCGGCTGCGTCAGGGGCTGGCGCTGGTGGCGATGGTAGGCGCGGGCGTCACCCGTAACCCGCTGCATTGCCACCGTTTCTGGCAGCAGCTGAAAGGCCAGCCGGTTGAGTTTACCTGGCAGTCGGAAGAGGGCATTAGCCTGGTAGCCGTGCTGCGCGCGGGCCCAACTGAAAGCCTGATTCAGGGCCTGCACCAATCGATTTTCCGCGCCGAGAAGCGTATCGGCCTGGTGCTGTTTGGTAAAGGCAACATCGGCTCTCGCTGGCTGGAGCTGTTTGCGCGTGAGCAAAGCACGCTTTCTGCCCGTACCGGTTTTGAATTTGTGCTGGCCGGGGTGGTGGATAGCCGCCGCAGCCTGCTGAGCTACGAAGGGCTGGACGCCAGTCGCGCGCTGGCTTTCTTTGAAGACGAAGCGGTTGAACAGGATGAAGAATCGTTGTTCCTGTGGATGCGTGCGCACCCGTATGACGATCTGGTGGTGCTTGACGTGACCGCAAGCGAGCAGCTGGCCGATCAGTATCTGGATTTTGCCAGCCACGGTTTCCACGTGATCAGCGCCAACAAACTGGCCGGGGCCAGCAGCAGTGACAAATACCGCCAGATTCACGACGCGTTTGAAAAAACCGGCCGCCACTGGCTGTATAACGCCACCGTCGGCGCGGGGCTACCGGTTAACCATACCGTGCGCGACCTGATTGAAAGCGGCGACAGCATCCTGGCCATCAGCGGTATTTTCTCCGGCACGCTGTCCTGGTTGTTCCTGCAGTTCGACGGCAGCGTACCGTTTACCGACCTGGTGGATCAGGCCTGGCAGCAGGGGCTGACTGAACCCGATCCCCGTGTCGACCTTTCCGGTAAAGACGTGATGCGTAAGCTGGTTATCCTGGCGCGCGAAGCGGGCTATGACATCGAGCCGGATCAGGTTCGCGTGGAGTCGCTGGTTCCGGCGCACTGTGAAGAAGGCTCCATCGATCACTTCTTTGAAAATGGCGATGAGCTGAACGAGCAGATGCTCCAGCGCCTGGAAGCCGCTCAGGAAATGGGGCTGGTGTTGCGCTACGTGGCGCGTTTTGACGCCAATGGCAAAGCGCGCGTCGGCGTCGAAGCGGTGCGTCAGGAGCATCCGCTGGCGTCGCTGCTACCGTGCGATAACGTCTTCGCGATTGAGAGCCGTTGGTACCGCGATAACCCGCTGGTGATCCGTGGGCCAGGCGCCGGTCGCGATGTGACCGCCGGGGCGATTCAGTCGGATATCAACCGACTGGCGCAACTGCTGTAG
- the metB gene encoding cystathionine gamma-synthase translates to MTRKQATIAVRSGLNDDEQYGCVVPPIHLSSTYNFTGFNEPRAHDYSRRGNPTRDVVQRALAELEGGAGAVLTNTGMSAIHLVTTVFLKPGDLLVAPHDCYGGSYRLFDSLAKRGCYRVLFVDQGNDEALKAALAEKPKLVLVESPSNPLLRVVDIAKICQLAREAGAVSVVDNTFLSPALQNPLALGADLVLHSCTKYLNGHSDVVAGVVIAKDPDTVTELAWWANNIGVTGGAFDSYLLLRGLRTLSPRMEVAQRNANAIVDFLKRQPLVKKLYHPSLPENQGHEIAARQQKGFGAMLSFELDGDEQTLRRFLSGLSLFTLAESLGGVESLISHAATMTHAGMAPEARAAAGISETLLRISTGIEDSEDLIADLENGFRVAAEG, encoded by the coding sequence ATGACCCGTAAACAGGCCACCATCGCAGTGCGTAGCGGATTAAATGACGACGAGCAGTATGGTTGTGTTGTCCCGCCGATTCATCTTTCCAGTACCTATAACTTTACCGGTTTTAACGAGCCGCGTGCGCATGACTATTCCCGTCGCGGTAATCCAACGCGTGACGTCGTGCAGCGGGCGCTGGCGGAGCTGGAAGGCGGCGCGGGCGCGGTCCTGACCAATACGGGCATGTCGGCGATTCACCTCGTCACGACCGTTTTCCTGAAGCCAGGCGATCTGCTGGTGGCACCTCATGACTGCTACGGCGGCAGCTATCGTTTGTTCGACAGTCTGGCAAAGCGCGGCTGCTATCGCGTGCTGTTTGTCGATCAGGGTAATGATGAGGCGTTAAAAGCGGCGCTGGCAGAAAAACCGAAGCTGGTGCTGGTCGAAAGCCCAAGCAACCCGCTGCTGCGGGTGGTCGATATTGCGAAAATCTGCCAGCTGGCGCGTGAGGCCGGCGCGGTAAGCGTCGTGGATAACACCTTCCTCAGCCCGGCGCTGCAAAACCCGCTGGCGCTGGGTGCGGATCTGGTGCTGCACTCCTGCACCAAGTACCTCAATGGCCACTCTGACGTGGTGGCTGGCGTGGTGATTGCGAAAGATCCTGACACCGTCACAGAACTGGCATGGTGGGCAAATAATATCGGCGTCACCGGCGGCGCGTTCGACAGCTATCTGCTGCTGCGCGGCTTACGCACCCTTTCTCCACGTATGGAAGTGGCACAGCGTAACGCCAATGCGATTGTTGATTTCCTCAAACGCCAACCGCTGGTCAAAAAGCTGTATCATCCTTCTCTGCCGGAAAACCAGGGCCATGAGATTGCCGCGCGCCAGCAGAAAGGCTTTGGCGCGATGCTGAGCTTTGAGCTCGACGGCGACGAACAAACGCTGCGCCGCTTCCTGAGCGGGCTGTCGCTGTTCACTCTGGCGGAATCGCTGGGCGGGGTAGAGAGCCTGATCTCTCATGCGGCCACCATGACCCACGCGGGCATGGCGCCAGAAGCGCGTGCCGCCGCGGGCATTTCTGAGACGCTATTGCGTATCTCAACCGGTATTGAAGATAGCGAAGACTTAATTGCCGATCTGGAAAATGGATTCCGGGTCGCAGCCGAGGGGTAA
- the metJ gene encoding met regulon transcriptional regulator MetJ: MAEWSGEYISPYAEHGKKSEQVKKITVSIPLKVLKILTDERTRRQVNNLRHATNSELLCEAFLHAFTGQPLPNDEDLRKERSDEIPEAAKEIMRELGIDPETWEY; encoded by the coding sequence ATGGCTGAATGGAGCGGCGAATATATCAGCCCATACGCTGAGCACGGTAAGAAGAGTGAGCAAGTAAAAAAAATTACGGTTTCCATTCCTCTGAAGGTGTTGAAGATCCTCACCGATGAACGCACGCGTCGTCAGGTGAATAACCTGCGTCACGCCACCAACAGCGAACTGCTGTGTGAAGCGTTCCTGCATGCTTTTACCGGTCAACCGTTACCTAACGATGAAGACCTGCGAAAAGAGCGCAGCGATGAAATTCCGGAAGCGGCGAAAGAAATTATGCGTGAGCTGGGGATCGACCCGGAGACGTGGGAGTATTGA
- a CDS encoding aminoimidazole riboside kinase — protein MTIWTLGDAVADLLPISETRYEVCPGGAPLNVAAGAARLGCRSGFIGRVGDDPFGHLMYKTLQQYGVITSAMEQDSQHRTSTVVVSLGKGGERDFTFLVNPSADQFLSTQALPALGADILHFCSLALVAPTCRQTLSEAVAQIQHHQGLVSFDVNLRAQMWPHPQQMLETVHGSACQADILKLSEEEWYWLTQTQDFSQAIAALASYPAALKIVTYGAQGAMVLWQGQVIHFCGYRVESIDTTGAGDAFMAGLLSHIARHGMPGDIVQLQQAVAQASACGALATTQKGALSAVPDGETVAQFIAARPLPEFEVK, from the coding sequence ATGACTATCTGGACGCTGGGCGATGCGGTGGCGGATCTCCTGCCGATCTCAGAGACCCGTTACGAGGTGTGCCCCGGCGGCGCGCCGTTGAACGTCGCGGCAGGCGCGGCTCGTCTGGGCTGCCGCAGCGGTTTTATTGGCCGCGTGGGTGACGATCCGTTCGGGCATCTGATGTACAAGACGCTGCAGCAATACGGCGTGATCACATCGGCAATGGAACAGGACAGCCAGCACCGCACGAGCACGGTGGTGGTTTCCCTGGGGAAGGGCGGTGAACGGGACTTTACGTTTCTGGTGAATCCATCCGCCGATCAGTTTTTATCGACACAAGCGCTGCCCGCGCTGGGGGCCGATATTCTGCATTTCTGTTCACTGGCGCTGGTGGCACCAACGTGTCGGCAGACCTTAAGCGAGGCGGTAGCGCAGATTCAACATCATCAGGGGTTGGTGAGTTTTGACGTTAACCTGCGGGCGCAAATGTGGCCCCATCCCCAACAGATGCTGGAAACGGTGCACGGTTCGGCCTGTCAGGCAGACATCCTTAAGCTTTCCGAGGAAGAGTGGTACTGGTTAACGCAAACGCAGGACTTCAGTCAGGCGATCGCCGCGCTGGCGTCTTACCCCGCCGCGTTAAAGATAGTGACCTACGGTGCACAAGGCGCGATGGTGCTGTGGCAAGGGCAGGTGATTCATTTCTGCGGCTATCGGGTCGAGAGTATCGACACCACCGGGGCGGGGGATGCGTTTATGGCAGGGTTACTCAGCCATATTGCGCGGCACGGGATGCCGGGTGATATCGTACAGCTACAGCAGGCCGTTGCCCAGGCTAGCGCCTGTGGCGCACTGGCGACAACGCAGAAGGGCGCGCTGTCGGCGGTTCCTGACGGCGAAACGGTGGCGCAGTTTATTGCCGCCCGGCCGCTGCCGGAGTTTGAGGTGAAATAG
- a CDS encoding glycoside hydrolase family 32 protein, with protein MTFSIALAEQALQKRSATLNPRWYPRYHLAARAGWINDPNGLVWFDGWYHAFYQYHPYSNQWGPMHWGHARSKDLVHWEHLPVALAPEGPEDKDGCFSGSAVVDGDTLALIYTGHKFHGDPSSDDNLYQVQCLATSRDGIHFERQGQVVDTPEGLHHFRDPKVWREGEYWYMVVGARVGDVGQVRLFRSPDLHQWQEEGVLAQANAGMGYMWECPDFFTLNGKRVLMFSPQGLAAEGYRNRNVFQSGYLIGDWLPGQTFAADGEFIELDHGHDFYAPQSFLTPDGRRIVIGWLDMWESPMPEQQDGWAGMLSLPREIYLGTDHRLRMVPAEEVAALRGSYYPLLAQQLKNQTSPIVDDAQAVELELSWELNGATAERYGITLGEGLLLYVDTQAQRLVLERRYPQYALEGVRSVALPVAALLKLRVFIDRSSIEVFVNDGEACLSSRIYPQEGERQLSLFAGNGSAMLSNGGYWPLDQ; from the coding sequence ATGACATTTTCAATTGCCCTTGCTGAACAAGCACTTCAGAAACGCAGCGCGACGCTAAACCCTCGCTGGTATCCGCGCTATCACCTGGCGGCGCGCGCCGGATGGATAAACGACCCTAACGGGCTGGTGTGGTTTGACGGTTGGTATCACGCGTTTTATCAGTACCACCCTTACTCGAACCAGTGGGGACCCATGCACTGGGGCCACGCCCGGAGTAAAGACTTAGTGCACTGGGAACATCTGCCGGTGGCGTTAGCGCCAGAGGGACCTGAAGATAAAGACGGCTGTTTCTCCGGTTCGGCGGTGGTGGATGGCGATACGCTGGCGCTGATTTACACCGGGCATAAATTTCATGGCGACCCGAGCAGCGACGATAATCTCTACCAGGTACAGTGCCTGGCAACCAGTCGCGACGGCATTCATTTCGAGCGCCAGGGGCAGGTGGTTGATACGCCAGAGGGCCTGCATCATTTCCGCGATCCGAAGGTCTGGCGTGAGGGTGAGTACTGGTACATGGTCGTCGGCGCACGTGTGGGTGATGTTGGCCAGGTACGTTTATTCCGTTCGCCCGATCTGCATCAGTGGCAGGAAGAAGGCGTGCTTGCACAGGCCAACGCGGGCATGGGCTATATGTGGGAATGCCCTGACTTCTTCACCCTCAACGGCAAGCGCGTGCTGATGTTTTCACCGCAGGGGCTGGCGGCGGAAGGCTACCGCAACCGTAACGTGTTCCAGAGCGGCTATTTAATCGGCGACTGGCTGCCGGGGCAGACTTTTGCCGCCGACGGGGAATTTATCGAGCTGGATCACGGCCATGACTTTTACGCGCCGCAAAGTTTTCTCACGCCGGATGGTCGCCGTATCGTCATTGGCTGGCTGGATATGTGGGAATCGCCGATGCCAGAGCAACAGGACGGCTGGGCCGGCATGCTCTCGCTACCGCGCGAAATTTATCTCGGTACGGATCATCGTTTGCGGATGGTGCCAGCCGAAGAGGTCGCGGCGCTGCGCGGCAGTTATTATCCACTGCTGGCGCAGCAGCTTAAAAACCAAACGTCGCCGATTGTGGATGATGCGCAGGCCGTTGAGCTGGAACTGTCGTGGGAATTAAACGGTGCGACGGCGGAGCGTTACGGTATTACCCTCGGTGAAGGGCTGCTGCTGTACGTTGATACCCAGGCGCAGCGTCTGGTGCTTGAACGCCGTTATCCGCAGTATGCGTTAGAGGGGGTGCGCAGCGTGGCGTTACCGGTGGCCGCATTATTGAAACTGCGGGTGTTTATCGATCGCTCATCAATTGAAGTCTTCGTCAATGACGGCGAAGCTTGTCTGAGCAGCCGAATTTACCCGCAAGAGGGGGAACGCCAGCTGTCGCTGTTTGCCGGTAACGGTAGCGCCATGCTCAGTAACGGTGGCTATTGGCCGTTGGATCAATAA
- a CDS encoding MFS transporter yields MKEHHSRSYLLLSALLFFFFVTWSSSGSLLSIWLHQEVGLQAGDTGIIYAVLSVSALFAQVCYGFIQDKLGLRKHLLWYITALLILSGPAYLLFGYLLKINIFAGSIFGGIYIGLTFNGGIGVLESYTERVARQTHFEFGKARMWGSLGWAVATFFAGLLFNINPQLNFAVASCSGLIFFFLLVRLSVPTDAQSTAAEGAEGKVKLEDALRLLSLPRFWALVFFVVGTCIYSVYDQQFPVYFSSQFPTLKEGNAMYGYLNSFQVFLEAAGMFCAPWLVNRIGAKNGLIFAGMVMALRMVASGLVEGPLLISLTKLLHGVELPVLLVSIFKYNSAHFDKRLSSTLYLVGFACTSSIIASVLSPLAGYSYEKYGFAESYLFMGALVFCTTFISIFLLRASKPASEPLLTQSSAV; encoded by the coding sequence ATGAAAGAACATCACTCACGCAGCTACCTGTTACTGAGCGCCTTACTGTTTTTCTTTTTTGTTACCTGGTCCTCTTCTGGCTCATTACTCTCTATCTGGCTCCATCAGGAAGTGGGACTACAAGCCGGAGACACAGGGATTATTTACGCCGTGCTGTCGGTTTCAGCGCTGTTTGCACAAGTTTGTTACGGCTTTATCCAGGATAAGCTGGGTCTGCGAAAGCATCTGCTCTGGTACATCACCGCGCTGCTGATTTTGTCCGGTCCGGCGTATCTGCTGTTTGGTTACTTGCTGAAAATAAATATTTTTGCCGGCAGTATTTTTGGCGGTATCTACATTGGGCTGACTTTTAACGGCGGGATAGGCGTGCTGGAATCCTACACCGAGCGCGTGGCGCGCCAGACGCATTTTGAGTTTGGTAAAGCGCGCATGTGGGGTTCGCTGGGCTGGGCGGTAGCTACGTTTTTCGCCGGGCTGCTGTTTAACATCAACCCGCAGCTGAACTTTGCGGTGGCGAGCTGCTCGGGGCTGATTTTTTTCTTTCTGCTGGTACGTTTGTCGGTTCCTACCGACGCACAATCGACGGCGGCCGAAGGAGCGGAAGGTAAAGTGAAGCTGGAAGATGCGCTGCGCCTGCTTTCACTGCCGCGCTTTTGGGCACTGGTGTTTTTTGTGGTCGGCACCTGCATTTACAGCGTCTATGACCAGCAGTTTCCTGTCTATTTTTCCTCGCAGTTCCCGACGTTGAAGGAAGGCAACGCCATGTATGGCTACCTGAATTCGTTCCAGGTCTTTCTGGAGGCCGCAGGCATGTTCTGCGCGCCGTGGCTGGTAAACCGTATTGGCGCTAAAAATGGGTTAATTTTTGCCGGAATGGTAATGGCGCTGCGTATGGTGGCCTCCGGTCTGGTTGAGGGGCCACTGCTTATCTCTCTCACTAAATTACTGCATGGCGTGGAGCTGCCGGTACTGCTGGTCTCCATCTTCAAATACAACAGCGCCCATTTCGACAAGCGCCTTTCCTCAACGCTTTATCTGGTGGGATTCGCCTGCACCAGCTCGATTATCGCCAGCGTGCTGTCGCCTCTTGCTGGCTATAGCTATGAAAAATATGGCTTTGCCGAATCCTATCTGTTTATGGGAGCCCTGGTGTTCTGCACCACCTTTATCTCCATTTTCCTGTTACGCGCCAGCAAACCGGCTTCCGAACCGCTGCTGACACAATCTTCTGCTGTCTGA
- a CDS encoding LacI family DNA-binding transcriptional regulator — translation MASLKDVAKLANVSLMTVSRALNSPERLKPETLARVQAAIAQTNYVPDLSAKKIRGAHDTPKTIGVLALDTVTTPFSVEITLSIEETARAHGWNSFVVNMFSDDSPDAIVDLLLSHRPGGIIYTTMGLRQVPVPAKLLTLPCVLANCESLHHPVASFIPDDEQGQYVAVQGLLAAGYRRPLCLHLPENHLATVRRRRGLERACQEAGIDPATLTHYYMEYGDAHYRDMPAKVLENIDAGQPRFDSVICGNDRIAFMVYQTLLAQGLRIPEDVAVLGYDNMVGIGDLFLPPLSTVQLPHYEIGRLSALHIINGDTHRNTVHVDSPWIHGASI, via the coding sequence ATGGCATCGTTAAAGGATGTGGCAAAACTGGCAAACGTCTCGCTGATGACCGTTTCGCGGGCCCTGAACTCCCCGGAGCGGCTCAAACCTGAGACGTTGGCTCGCGTTCAGGCGGCCATTGCGCAAACCAACTACGTACCCGATCTCTCAGCGAAAAAAATTCGCGGCGCGCACGATACGCCGAAAACCATCGGCGTGCTGGCGCTCGATACCGTGACCACGCCCTTTTCGGTAGAAATTACGCTGTCGATTGAGGAAACCGCCCGCGCACACGGTTGGAACAGCTTTGTGGTGAATATGTTTTCCGACGATAGCCCGGACGCCATTGTTGACCTGCTGCTGTCGCATCGCCCTGGCGGTATCATCTATACCACGATGGGTCTACGCCAGGTACCGGTGCCCGCCAAACTGCTCACGCTCCCCTGCGTGCTGGCAAACTGTGAAAGCCTGCACCATCCGGTGGCCAGCTTTATCCCTGACGATGAACAAGGGCAGTACGTTGCCGTACAGGGGCTGCTCGCAGCAGGCTACAGACGCCCGCTGTGTCTGCATTTGCCTGAGAACCACCTTGCAACGGTTCGCCGCCGACGCGGCCTGGAACGCGCCTGTCAGGAAGCAGGGATCGACCCCGCCACGCTGACCCATTACTACATGGAATATGGCGACGCACACTATCGTGATATGCCAGCAAAAGTGCTGGAAAATATCGATGCGGGCCAACCACGATTTGATTCGGTTATCTGCGGTAACGATCGTATCGCCTTTATGGTTTATCAAACGCTGCTGGCGCAAGGGCTGCGGATACCTGAGGATGTCGCGGTGCTGGGCTATGACAATATGGTCGGTATTGGCGACCTGTTCCTGCCGCCGCTGTCAACGGTGCAGCTGCCGCACTATGAGATTGGGCGGCTCAGCGCGCTACACATCATTAATGGTGATACACATCGGAATACGGTGCACGTCGACAGCCCGTGGATCCACGGTGCATCGATATAA
- a CDS encoding oligogalacturonate-specific porin KdgM family protein, with amino-acid sequence MKTKYAFLLLPLLCGAAHAGYVDYRHEYYDDGRNYDRVYMSNRFATGFGVAVEAVSRSDDKESNHALNNMESNSAEYTASYQFEWQGFIWQPGIAVEMGDDMAIYKPYIRVQYNINDNWWTAFRYRTEYARRNGDGRDDRTVYRPEAWLGYNINNWMFELNGIYKVADSENLYNNGKDDYEYNFRVAYNINSWIPFFEVGNVSSGYNTTTTDDRQTRYRIGLGYNF; translated from the coding sequence ATGAAAACAAAATACGCCTTCTTACTTCTGCCTTTATTATGTGGCGCGGCCCATGCGGGATATGTCGACTATCGTCATGAATACTACGATGATGGTCGTAACTACGACCGTGTGTACATGTCGAATCGCTTTGCTACCGGCTTTGGTGTCGCGGTAGAAGCGGTGTCGCGCTCTGATGATAAAGAATCAAATCATGCGCTGAACAATATGGAATCGAACAGCGCTGAATATACAGCAAGCTATCAGTTCGAGTGGCAAGGCTTTATCTGGCAGCCGGGTATCGCTGTGGAGATGGGTGATGATATGGCGATTTATAAGCCGTATATTCGCGTACAGTATAATATTAACGATAACTGGTGGACCGCATTCCGCTATCGTACCGAATATGCTCGTCGCAATGGTGATGGCCGTGACGATCGCACCGTTTATCGCCCGGAAGCCTGGCTGGGGTATAATATAAACAACTGGATGTTCGAACTTAACGGGATTTATAAGGTGGCCGACAGCGAGAATCTCTATAATAACGGTAAAGACGATTACGAATACAACTTCCGCGTAGCGTACAATATTAATTCGTGGATCCCATTCTTCGAGGTGGGTAACGTCTCTTCTGGTTATAACACCACCACCACTGACGATCGCCAGACGCGCTATCGTATAGGTCTGGGTTATAACTTCTGA
- the rpmE gene encoding 50S ribosomal protein L31, producing the protein MKKDIHPKYEEVTATCSCGNVMKIRSTVGHDLNLDVCGKCHPFYTGKQRDVATGGRVDRFNKRFSIPGSK; encoded by the coding sequence ATGAAAAAAGATATTCACCCGAAATACGAAGAAGTTACTGCTACCTGTTCTTGCGGTAACGTGATGAAAATCCGCTCTACCGTCGGTCACGATCTGAACCTAGACGTGTGCGGTAAATGCCACCCGTTCTATACTGGCAAGCAGCGTGATGTTGCTACCGGTGGCCGTGTTGACCGCTTCAACAAGCGTTTCAGCATCCCAGGCAGCAAGTAA